The Brassica oleracea var. oleracea cultivar TO1000 chromosome C6, BOL, whole genome shotgun sequence genome includes a region encoding these proteins:
- the LOC106299137 gene encoding L-type lectin-domain containing receptor kinase V.5-like: MSRELTLFEAVLVLFLTLFNNSHGYFLPAGSVGIGFNGYFTLTNTTKHTHGQAFDSEPLSFTNPSTNLTTSFSINFFFAIVPEHNNQGSHGMAFVISPTRGLPGASSDQYLGIFNETTNGKSSNNVIAIELDIHKDQEFGDIDDNHVGININDMRSVVSASAGYYDDEDGQFKNLSLISRNVMRLSIVYSQPDQQLNVTLFPAEISVPPRKPLLSLNQDLSPYLLEEMYLGFTASTGSVGAVHYMMGWFIVGEISYPSLEFGRQPNLPPYPKKASHRTRTVLAVCLTVSVIAAFIALWFGLVFYLRHKKVKEVLEEWEIQYGPHRFAYKELSNATKGFKEKQLLGRGGFGQVYRGTLPGSDAEIAVKRTSHDSRQGMREFLAEISTIGRLRHPNLVRLLGYCRHKEHLYLVYDFMPNGSLDKYLYRNGENQERLTWETRFKIIKDVASALLYLHQEWVQVIIHRDIKPANVLIDHEMNARLGDFGLAKLYDQGFDPQTSKVAGTFGYIAPELLRTGRATTSTDVYAFGLVMLEVVCGRRLIERRAVENEEVLVDWIVELWEKGEDILDAAEENIRQEQNRGQVELVLKLGVLCSHQGVSIRPAMSTVMQFLNGVSQLPDNLLDVMRDEKLRGLPETSMEMLLGLNSSTFTHSLVSHGR; this comes from the coding sequence ATGTCTCGTGAACTTACTCTCTTTGAAGCCGTTCTTGTTCTGTTCCTAACTCTGTTTAACAACTCCCATGGCTACTTCCTCCCAGCAGGATCCGTAGGAATCGGCTTTAACGGTTACTTCACGTTGACAAACACGACAAAACACACACACGGTCAAGCTTTCGACAGCGAACCACTTTCATTCACAAACCCATCAACAAACCTCACAACATCTTTCTCCATCAACTTCTTCTTCGCTATCGTCCCTGAGCATAACAACCAAGGCTCACACGGTATGGCTTTCGTTATCTCTCCCACAAGAGGCCTCCCCGGAGCTTCCTCTGATCAATACTTAGGTATATTCAACGAAACAACCAACGGTAAAAGCTCTAACAACGTGATAGCTATCGAGTTAGATATACATAAAGACCAAGAGTTTGGTGATATTGATGATAATCATGTTGGGATTAACATCAATGATATGAGATCTGTTGTCTCTGCTTCTGCTGGTTACTATGATGATGAAGATGGACAGTTTAAGAATCTTTCTTTGATTAGTAGAAATGTAATGAGGCTTTCTATAGTTTATAGTCAGCCTGATCAACAGCTTAATGTTACTCTCTTCCCTGCTGAGATCTCTGTTCCTCCTCGAAAACCGCTTTTGTCGTTAAACCAAGATCTTTCCCCATATTTGCTTGAGGAAATGTATCTTGGATTCACTGCTTCAACTGGTTCAGTTGGTGCAGTTCATTACATGATGGGTTGGTTTATTGTTGGAGAGATCAGTTATCCGAGTTTGGAGTTTGGTAGGCAACCAAACCTTCCTCCATATCCAAAGAAAGCATCTCACAGAACAAGAACCGTTTTAGCGGTCTGCTTAACTGTATCCGTAATCGCTGCATTTATCGCCTTGTGGTTTGGTTTAGTCTTTTACTTGAGACACAAGAAAGTTAAAGAAGTTCTTGAGGAATGGGAGATACAATATGGACCTCATAGGTTTGCTTACAAGGAGCTTTCCAATGCCACAAAGGGTTTCAAGGAGAAACAACTTCTTGGAAGAGGAGGTTTTGGTCAAGTCTATAGAGGCACACTTCCTGGTTCTGATGCAGAGATTGCTGTGAAACGGACTTCTCATGATTCAAGGCAAGGGATGAGAGAGTTTCTAGCCGAGATATCGACAATTGGTCGGCTCAGACATCCAAATCTAGTCAGGCTTTTGGGGTATTGTAGGCATAAAGAACATCTCTACTTGGTTTATGACTTCATGCCTAATGGAAGTCTTGACAAGTATCTATACCGTAACGGTGAGAATCAAGAGCGGCTTACTTGGGAGACACGTTTCAAGATTATAAAAGATGTTGCATCTGCTTTACTATATCTGCATCAAGAATGGGTACAGGTCATTATACATAGAGATATTAAACCGGCTAATGTATTAATCGACCATGAGATGAATGCACGGCTAGGAGATTTTGGATTGGCTAAGCTGTATGATCAGGGATTTGATCCGCAAACATCTAAAGTAGCTGGAACGTTCGGGTATATTGCACCTGAGCTGCTAAGAACAGGGAGAGCAACTACAAGCACCGATGTTTACGCGTTTGGGCTGGTTATGCTTGAAGTAGTGTGCGGTAGACGGTTGATAGAGAGACGTGCAGTGGAGAATGAAGAAGTTCTTGTGGATTGGATAGTGGAGCTTTGGGAGAAAGGAGAAGATATTCTTGATGCCGCTGAAGAAAACATACGTCAGGAACAGAACAGGGGACAGGTTGAGCTTGTTTTGAAGCTTGGTGTGTTGTGTTCCCATCAAGGTGTATCGATAAGACCAGCGATGAGTACTGTTATGCAGTTCTTGAATGGAGTTTCACAGCTTCCGGATAATCTTCTTGATGTCATGAGGGATGAGAAGTTGAGAGGATTGCCTGAGACTTCGATGGAAATGCTACTTGGTTTGAATTCATCCACGTTTACACACTCTTTAGTCTCACATGGACGCTGA
- the LOC106299694 gene encoding salutaridine reductase-like codes for MDHLISLISPIPSSNRWWSEETMAVVTGANKGIGFEVVKMLSKLGLTVVLTARNAKNGSIASDSLRRDGFQNVHFFWLDVSDPSSISAFVSWFRLSFGVLDILVNNAAVSFNAVGENSIKEPETIIKTNYYGAKLLTDALLPLFRRSVSVGRILNISSRLGALNKLRNPSLRQTLESEELTYEQIDATVTQFLEDVSKGTYEENGWPENWSDYAVSKMALNAYSRVLARRYNGKKLSVNCYCPGFTRTSMTGGQGTHTAEEAAATIATLVLLPPEKLTSGKFFMCVEPNRIISRL; via the exons ATGGATCATCTAATTTCTCTTATTTCTCCAATACCCTCTTCAAACAG ATGGTGGTCGGAAGAAACAATGGCAGTTGTGACCGGAGCAAACAAAGGTATAGGTTTTGAGGTGGTGAAGATGTTATCGAAGCTTGGACTAACCGTAGTCTTAACCGCCAGAAACGCCAAGAATGGAAGTATCGCATCCGATTCCCTCCGCCGCGATGGCTTTCAAAACGTTCATTTCTTTTGGCTCGACGTCTCGGATCCTTCTTCCATCTCCGCCTTTGTCTCCTGGTTCCGTCTCAGCTTTGGCGTACTCGACATTCTA GTGAACAACGCGGCCGTTTCATTTAACGCGGTCGGCGAAAACTCAATCAAAGAGCCAGAGACCATAATCAAGACCAATTACTACGGTGCCAAGCTTTTAACGGATGCACTTTTGCCGTTATTTCGCCGCTCGGTCTCCGTGGGACGCATCCTTAACATTAGCTCAAGGCTTGGCGCATTAAAC AAACTGAGAAACCCTAGTTTAAGACAAACCCTAGAAAGTGAAGAGCTCACGTACGAACAAATCGATGCCACAGTCACTCAGTTTCTTGAAGACGTGAGCAAAGGGACGTATGAGGAGAATGGATGGCCGGAAAATTGGTCGGACTACGCCGTCTCCAAGATGGCCTTGAACGCTTACTCTAGAGTCTTGGCTCGACGTTACAACGGCAAAAAACTAAGTGTGAATTGCTACTGCCCTGGTTTCACTCGTACGTCTATGACAGGTGGTCAAGGGACTCACACGGCGGAAGAAGCTGCCGCAACCATCGCCACGTTGGTTTTGCTTCCTCCGGAGAAGTTGACCTCCGGCAAATTTTTCATGTGCGTGGAGCCCAATAGGATTATTTCCAGGTTGTAA